Proteins encoded within one genomic window of Pectobacterium araliae:
- the gcvT gene encoding glycine cleavage system aminomethyltransferase GcvT: MAKQTPLYQQHLADGAKMVDFHGWMMPLHYGSQLDEHHIVRRDAGIFDVSHMTIVDLHGARTREFLRYLLANDVAKLTQPGKALYTGMLNASGGVIDDLIVYFLTENDFRLVVNSATRGKDLAWIGQHAAPFGVEIRERDDLALVAVQGPQAQEKVQEILKAKGLSDTDVAAVASMKPFFGKQAGDFFVATTGYTGEAGYEIALPNEQVVDFWQQLLAVGVKPCGLGARDTLRLEAGMNLYGQDMDEGISPLAANMGWTIAWQPEDREFIGREALTHQREKGTEQLVGLVLTEKGVLRNDLPVRFTDSDGVVCEGVITSGSFSPTLGVSIALARVPLGIGEQAIVQIRNRELPVHVTKPGFVRAGKAIVQY; encoded by the coding sequence ATGGCAAAGCAGACCCCGTTGTACCAACAACATCTGGCCGATGGTGCCAAAATGGTGGACTTTCATGGTTGGATGATGCCACTGCACTACGGCTCCCAACTGGACGAACACCACATTGTGCGTCGGGACGCTGGCATTTTTGATGTCTCCCACATGACCATCGTCGATTTGCACGGTGCGAGAACGCGTGAATTCCTGCGTTATCTGCTGGCGAATGATGTCGCCAAACTCACACAACCGGGCAAAGCGCTGTATACCGGCATGCTGAATGCTTCCGGTGGTGTGATCGATGATCTGATCGTTTATTTTCTCACAGAAAACGATTTCCGACTGGTGGTGAACTCCGCAACGCGTGGAAAAGATCTCGCCTGGATCGGGCAGCATGCCGCACCGTTCGGGGTTGAAATCCGCGAGCGCGACGATCTGGCGCTGGTTGCGGTGCAAGGTCCGCAGGCGCAGGAAAAAGTTCAAGAAATCCTGAAGGCAAAAGGCCTGAGTGATACCGACGTGGCAGCGGTTGCCAGCATGAAGCCGTTTTTTGGCAAGCAGGCGGGCGACTTCTTCGTCGCCACGACGGGTTATACGGGTGAAGCGGGTTATGAAATCGCGCTGCCGAATGAGCAGGTGGTCGATTTCTGGCAACAACTGCTGGCGGTTGGTGTGAAGCCATGTGGGCTGGGCGCACGCGATACGTTGCGGCTGGAAGCGGGGATGAACCTGTACGGTCAGGATATGGATGAGGGCATTTCGCCGCTGGCGGCCAATATGGGCTGGACAATCGCCTGGCAGCCGGAGGATCGTGAGTTTATCGGGCGTGAGGCATTAACGCATCAGCGTGAAAAAGGCACCGAGCAACTGGTTGGTTTGGTGCTGACGGAAAAAGGCGTATTGCGCAATGATTTACCTGTGCGCTTTACTGATAGTGATGGCGTGGTGTGCGAAGGGGTGATCACCAGCGGATCGTTCTCGCCGACGCTTGGCGTCAGTATCGCGCTGGCGCGTGTTCCGCTGGGGATTGGTGAACAGGCGATAGTGCAGATTCGTAACCGCGAACTGCCTGTCCATGTGACCAAACCCGGTTTTGTCCGTGCCGGAAAAGCCATCGTTCAGTATTAA
- the gcvH gene encoding glycine cleavage system protein GcvH, whose protein sequence is MSNVPTELKYTTSHEWVLHEGGGIYSVGITEHAQELLGDMVFIDLPEVGTVVAAGDDCAVAESVKAASDIYAPISGEIVEVNEDLEGSPELVNSAPYTDGWLFRIRISDESDLDELLDAEGYQASLEEDE, encoded by the coding sequence ATGAGCAACGTACCAACAGAATTAAAATACACCACGTCGCACGAATGGGTGCTGCATGAGGGCGGCGGTATCTACAGCGTGGGCATTACCGAGCACGCGCAGGAGCTCCTGGGTGACATGGTGTTTATCGATTTACCGGAAGTGGGTACGGTCGTCGCCGCAGGCGATGATTGCGCGGTGGCGGAGTCGGTAAAAGCCGCGTCGGATATTTATGCGCCCATCAGCGGTGAGATCGTAGAAGTTAACGAGGATTTGGAAGGTTCCCCTGAGCTGGTCAACAGCGCACCTTATACCGACGGCTGGCTGTTCCGCATCAGAATTTCTGATGAGTCTGATTTGGATGAATTGCTTGATGCCGAAGGCTATCAGGCATCACTAGAAGAAGACGAGTAG